CCGTGCGGGTTCGACCCCCGCCCTCGGCACCATATGCGCCCGTAGCTCAATTGGATAGAGCGTTTGACTACGGATCAAGAGGTTAGGGGTTCGACTCCTCTCGGGCGCGCTTTTATTAACGGGAAGTGGCTCAGCTTGGTAGAGCACCTGGTTTGGGACCAGGGGTCGCAGGTTCAAATCCTGTCTTCCCGATATTCCCAAAAAACATGGGGCCTTAGCTCAGCTGGGAGAGCGCCTGCCTTGCACGCAGGAGGTCAGCGGTTCGATCCCGCTAGGCTCCACTTTATTTAATATATGTCTCGGAGGTATACCCAAGTTCGGCTGAAGGGATCGGTCTTGAAAACCGACAGGCGGTGAGAATCGCGCGGGGTTCGAATCCCTCTACCTCCTCCATTTTTTCTTTAATGGTTTAGACATATAATAATAAATATTTTTCCCTTCATGGAGGTATACCCAAGTTCGGCTGAAGGGATCGGTCTTGAAAACCGACAGGCGGCGAGAGTCGCGCGGGGTTCGAATCCCTCTACCTCCTCCATTTTTTAAAACTTTATATTGTCGCGGGGTGGAGCAGCACGGTAGCTCGTCGGGCTCATAACCCGAAGGTCGCAGGTTCAAATCCTGTCCCCGCAACCAAATGGTCCCGTGGTGTAGTGGTTAACATGCCTGCCTGTCACGCAGGAGATCGCCGGTTCGACCCCGGTCGGGACCGCCATTTATGTTGGCTCGGTAGCTCAGTCGGTAGAGCAGAGGACTGAAATCCTCGTGTCGGCGGTTCGATTCCGTCCCGAGCCACCATTTTTTTATGCCGGCTTAGCTCAATTGGTAGAGCAACTGACTTGTAATCAGTAGGTTGGGGGTTCAAGTCCTCTAGCCGGCATCATTTAGGGGCATAGTTTAAAGGTAGAACTGAGGTCTCCAAAACCTCCAGTGTGGGTTCGATTCCTACTGCCCCTGTAAAGTATATGGGCCTATAGCTCAGCTGGTTAGAGCGCACGCCTGATAAGCGTGAGGTCGATGGTTCGAGTCCATTTAGGCCCACCATATATTATTCCGCAGTAGCTCAGTGGTAGAGCTATCGGCTGTTAACCGATCGGTCGTAGGTTCGAGTCCTACCTGCGGAGCCATGGCCCGTTGGTCAAGTGGTTAAGACACCGCCCTTTCACGGCGGTAACACGGGTTCGAATCCCGTACGGGTCATACAAAAAAGAGTCAGCATTATGCTGGCTCTTTTTTATTTTGTTAATCCTTTTTATTACGTTACTTTCCAGAAATAAATAAAGGGATTTTGGAAAAGCTATGGTATGTATAAAAAGGAGGAAATAAATAATGACACGAGTTAGAGACTTAATGAGTACCCATATTGTACATTGTACACCGCTAGACAATGTATATGAGGCAGCTGTTAAAATGAAGGAAGAATCAGTTGGATTAATCCCAGTTGTTGAAAATAAGCAAGTTGTTGGGCTTGTTACTGATCGAGATTTAGTCGTTCGAGGGATTGCTGAAAAACATCCTGGATCTAATAAAATTACAAATGTGATGACAACAAATATTATCTCAGTTTCCCCAAATGATTCTATTGAAAAAGCTACAGAGCTAATGGCACAGCATCAAATTAGACGATTACCAGTAGTTGATAGTGGTCAACTTATTGGCATGTTAGCACTAGGAGATTTAGCTATAAGGGAATCAGCAGATGATCAAGCTGGATTTGCCTTGAGCGAAATCTCAGAGCATACAGAGTAAATTGAAACTTTCATTAACCGAGAGTCTGATGGTCACTCATAAAGAGCTAAATTATATATAAAGTTCAGATACATTATTCTAGCATATATGGATTAAACTAATATGTTAGCGTGATGTATCTGAGACATTATATAATAAGTATGTGGTTAATAATTTCGACAGTTTTTTAAAATTTGTTATTCTTCATTTTTAATAAGAGAAAAGATGATATACTGATAGATATAAGTATTATGAGAGATTTTGAATATAACAATATTAATTTTTAGTGGCGCGATAATAAATTAATATTTCCTACATAGATGAAAAGGGAAGGGGAATTATATGAAGGCTGTACAGGGCGATCCAAATTGGAATTTGGTTACAGATACATATATAGAACCAAATAATTTCGCTGAATTATTTTCTTTGCTTGTACCTTGTCACCCAAAAGGTGAGGGGAAAGAACGAACTATATTAGTATGGAAAGAGAAAGAATTTTATAAAGAAGAAAACTTAGCGTCATTTATCGTATATGGCATGAATAAAGCAAAGAAATTACCGCAGTTTCATAAAGATGAAATTCCAACTTTAGTGCGTATTCTTCGCTTATGCCAAGAGATTGGTTGGTATGAAGAGGCAAATGATTTTATGATAGCGCAAGGATTAGCTGAGTTTGTTCATACTTCATTGGAATATGAAACATGGGATCTTTTGACGCAATCAGTTGCTTTAAATTATTTAATTATTAAATATCGTATAGGTGAATTGACAGATAGGGATATTGAAATTTGGGATAGAGTTAAATTTAATGAGAAGTGTATAACCGATTGTAAACATTTATTATCTCATAAAGAAGTATTGGAATTTACATTCTTTTATATGTGCAAGAGAGCGAAATCATTATCAAAAGAGCAATTAAATAGTGATATGATGAGTTTAGCGATGTATTGTAATACTTTTGTATATGATTTGTATACACATGATTTATTACGGAAATATCGTAAGTGTACAGATTTCCTATCATATTATGGACCTAGTCAGGCAGTTTTAGCATGTCAAAGAGCTGTATTATCTCAAATTTTCGATCGCTTAGACCCATTAAAGACAACGCATGTAGATGATTATTTATATGTGATGAAAGAAATGATGGAGCATATGACGATAGGAGTAATGGATCGATACGGTCATTTTATTGGAAAGCTACTATCTTATGTGCCATTTTTCGAAATGATACAAGTTCCACAGCATGCATATTATTGTGAAGAATTACTGTATATTTGTAAGGGCATTGAATATAAAGAAGAAATACTACGCAATTATATATTTATACAATTACATGATTGTTTACCATCATTCTTTAGGCTATTTCTTAAAAATAAGCGTTACGCAACGATTCATGATATTCTTTTCTATTGGTGCGATGACGAACAACGAATGAGTTTAGAGAAAAAATATAATCTGAGCTTTATTTATGAAAAATATGCTTGTGGATAAACAATATTTTCGATATGAAAAATTCATATAAATTAAAAAGGATCTCCAGTTTATGTGAGATCCTTTTTTGTTAGTAAAACAAGGAGAAAGTGATTAAGACAAGAAAAAGCATTCCATATAGGAGGAGTTGTGCAGTATAACTTCCTTGTATACCAAAAAAAGTATTGGTTTTCTTATACAAATTCAATATGTATTTTATTGGAGTATCTTTGAAAGATTGGTACACAGTGTCTCCTCTTTCTAAGCTTCTTGTTTTTGTTTTTGGTTATAAGGGACATTAATATATCTAGCTACAAATAATAAAACAGCCATAAAGAATACTGGAAATACAGTAGATAAATAAAAGCCATTACTAATTATATTTGTTATGAGAGCACTTAAAAGAAAAATAGCATTATAAATATGGGCAATTTTTTGTTTTAGTTGCACTTGAAATGATTCCATCATAATTTCTAATGCAACAAAAGCAATAATAATAGATAAAAATACAATGTTTGTATTGTAAATGATTAAACAACAGATTAAACCTAAAAAGGCTACGTATTCAATTATAAGAGGTATATTGCGTGGCATACAATTTACCTAACTAAATATGGCAGTGGATTTACTGCATTTGTTTTTTCAAAATTCCATTCTCCATTATGTAATTCAAAATGAAGATGTTGCCCGTATGAATGACCTGTGTTTCCCATATGACCTATTAATTGTCCAGTTTGTACTTGATCACCAGCTTGTACAGTGCGATCCTTCATATGAGCATAAACAGTTGTATATAATTTCCCATTGATTTGATGCGCAATGAAAACAACATTGCCATAGCTAGCTGAATAATAAGATTTCACAACTTTACCTGCAGCAGCAGCTTGGATAGAGACGTTTCCTGGAGCGGCAATATCTATACCATAATGCATTTGTTCCCAGCGTATATCAAAGGTTGAGCTAATTCTTCCTTGAGCGGGGAATTTGAAAGCAGCTGGAATTGATGAAGGCTGATCTGTTTTAGCTTGTGGTTGATTTTGTACTACATAGTGTTTTGCTACATATCCGTATCCTGTGCCAAAACGAATTTTATACCAAGTTCCTACAGTTTCTACTACTTGTACTTGTGTACCGTTTTGTAATGAACCGAGTAGAGCGCTACTTGTACTAGCGTTGCTACGTACATTTAGATTAGGTGTTGCAACGGTATATTTTGTATTATTTTGAACGGTGATTCCTTTTACTAAGGGTTGTGAACCATTAGAGATGAATGCTTTTTGTACGTAACCTGTTTGGCCATTATGTGAGATTTTATACCATTCGCCTTGATCTTCTTGAACGGTAATAAACTTGCCATTTGGTAATACATCTAAAATGGAAGATTCTAAATTAGGTTCAGAGCGAACGTTTAATGCATTAGCATTAACGATGTATTGATCATTAGATTGAAGTTTGTTTTTTAGTAAAATAGCATCTTTTTGTACATAACCTACTTTATTATGAACAGATACTTTATACCAACCATTAGTTGTTTCAAGGATGTTCACTTTTGTATTAAAGCGAATTGTATCAATTGATGTGCTTTTTACGTTATTTTCTGTATGTAATGCTACTTGATCGACTTTGACATACCCAGTTTTAATATTAGATAATTGTTCAGCGTTTGCTTTTTG
This genomic interval from Bacillus thuringiensis contains the following:
- a CDS encoding SH3 domain-containing protein, with translation MNMKATALTATTVAIASLLPSMGETNVQKANAEQLSNIKTGYVKVDQVALHTENNVKSTSIDTIRFNTKVNILETTNGWYKVSVHNKVGYVQKDAILLKNKLQSNDQYIVNANALNVRSEPNLESSILDVLPNGKFITVQEDQGEWYKISHNGQTGYVQKAFISNGSQPLVKGITVQNNTKYTVATPNLNVRSNASTSSALLGSLQNGTQVQVVETVGTWYKIRFGTGYGYVAKHYVVQNQPQAKTDQPSSIPAAFKFPAQGRISSTFDIRWEQMHYGIDIAAPGNVSIQAAAAGKVVKSYYSASYGNVVFIAHQINGKLYTTVYAHMKDRTVQAGDQVQTGQLIGHMGNTGHSYGQHLHFELHNGEWNFEKTNAVNPLPYLVR
- a CDS encoding CBS domain-containing protein → MTRVRDLMSTHIVHCTPLDNVYEAAVKMKEESVGLIPVVENKQVVGLVTDRDLVVRGIAEKHPGSNKITNVMTTNIISVSPNDSIEKATELMAQHQIRRLPVVDSGQLIGMLALGDLAIRESADDQAGFALSEISEHTE
- a CDS encoding DUF3965 domain-containing protein, with amino-acid sequence MKAVQGDPNWNLVTDTYIEPNNFAELFSLLVPCHPKGEGKERTILVWKEKEFYKEENLASFIVYGMNKAKKLPQFHKDEIPTLVRILRLCQEIGWYEEANDFMIAQGLAEFVHTSLEYETWDLLTQSVALNYLIIKYRIGELTDRDIEIWDRVKFNEKCITDCKHLLSHKEVLEFTFFYMCKRAKSLSKEQLNSDMMSLAMYCNTFVYDLYTHDLLRKYRKCTDFLSYYGPSQAVLACQRAVLSQIFDRLDPLKTTHVDDYLYVMKEMMEHMTIGVMDRYGHFIGKLLSYVPFFEMIQVPQHAYYCEELLYICKGIEYKEEILRNYIFIQLHDCLPSFFRLFLKNKRYATIHDILFYWCDDEQRMSLEKKYNLSFIYEKYACG